The Deltaproteobacteria bacterium genome has a segment encoding these proteins:
- a CDS encoding phosphate ABC transporter ATP-binding protein: MTSSNSLAAEKGKKDVAISARQLDFFYGEVQALFNMSLDIPAKAVTALIGPSGCGKSTFLRILNRMHDLTPGTRMQGEVCIEGEDIARNNIDLVELRKNVGMVFQRSNPFPKSIFENVAYGLRIHGLRDKSSIKQIVESSLKKANLWDEVKDRLQESALSLSGGQQQRLCIARALAVNPRILLMDEPASALDPRSTDKIEDLIDELRGKYTIVIVTHNMQQAARVSDYTAFFYEGRLIEFDSTKTIFTKPGKKQTEDYITGRFG, from the coding sequence ATGACCAGTAGCAATTCACTAGCAGCTGAAAAAGGGAAAAAGGATGTCGCTATAAGTGCGCGACAACTAGATTTCTTCTATGGCGAAGTTCAGGCGCTTTTTAATATGTCGCTAGATATTCCAGCCAAAGCGGTAACTGCCCTAATCGGCCCCTCCGGTTGTGGAAAGTCAACTTTCTTAAGAATTCTAAATCGCATGCATGATTTGACTCCAGGCACTCGCATGCAAGGGGAAGTTTGTATTGAGGGAGAGGATATTGCTAGAAACAATATCGATTTGGTGGAGCTTCGCAAGAATGTGGGGATGGTATTTCAGCGCTCGAATCCCTTTCCCAAGTCCATATTTGAAAATGTGGCCTACGGTTTGCGCATTCATGGCCTGCGCGATAAATCTAGCATCAAGCAAATAGTGGAGAGTAGTTTAAAAAAAGCTAATTTGTGGGATGAGGTAAAAGATCGCTTGCAGGAAAGCGCATTGTCACTTTCGGGTGGGCAGCAGCAGCGGCTGTGCATAGCGCGGGCGCTGGCGGTAAATCCGCGAATATTATTAATGGATGAGCCCGCCTCCGCGCTAGATCCTAGGTCGACTGATAAGATCGAAGACCTGATTGACGAGCTGCGCGGCAAGTACACTATAGTTATAGTTACCCACAATATGCAGCAGGCAGCGCGAGTTTCGGATTATACCGCGTTTTTTTATGAGGGTAGATTAATCGAGTTTGATAGCACGAAAACTATATTTACTAAGCCGGGCAAAAAACAAACGGAGGACTATATAACCGGGCGTTTCGGTTGA
- the phoU gene encoding phosphate signaling complex protein PhoU — MSKHLQMEIEALKSKVVALGELVESQLRRAIDALAARDPEAAEEVIQGDSVVDEREVELEEDCLKLLALYQPVAQDLRFIVSVLKINNDLERIGDLAESIGRRAKSFCRGHAIDVPGDVQTMAKKVKLMLRKSLLSLVELNPSLAREVLSVDDEVDVLHANMYAWALAQVQRMSEHAEQFFLLLFVSRNLERIADLASNIAEDVVYLVQGDIVRHKKSI, encoded by the coding sequence ATGAGTAAGCATTTACAAATGGAAATAGAGGCGCTGAAAAGTAAGGTAGTTGCGCTGGGGGAGCTGGTAGAGAGCCAATTGCGACGGGCCATCGATGCCCTGGCCGCACGAGACCCTGAAGCTGCTGAGGAGGTGATCCAAGGAGATAGTGTTGTTGATGAGCGAGAAGTGGAGTTAGAGGAGGACTGCTTAAAACTGCTAGCCTTGTATCAACCCGTTGCCCAAGATCTTCGCTTTATTGTTTCAGTTTTGAAGATTAATAACGACCTGGAGCGGATAGGAGATTTAGCGGAGAGCATAGGGCGAAGAGCTAAGAGCTTTTGCCGGGGGCATGCTATAGATGTGCCGGGTGACGTGCAAACTATGGCAAAGAAAGTTAAGCTGATGCTGAGAAAAAGTCTGCTGTCTTTAGTGGAGTTGAATCCATCGCTTGCTCGAGAGGTATTGTCAGTTGATGATGAGGTAGATGTATTGCATGCTAATATGTATGCGTGGGCTCTGGCACAAGTCCAACGGATGTCGGAGCATGCCGAACAATTTTTTTTGTTGCTCTTTGTGTCGAGAAATTTGGAACGGATAGCTGATTTAGCATCGAATATCGCTGAGGATGTTGTCTATTTGGTGCAGGGAGA